The Streptomyces rubrogriseus genomic sequence TCTCGGTGGACGAGCCGCAGCACGCCCCGCCCCCGCCCGCCCAGCCGGCGCCGACGGCCCCGCCGGTCCCGCCCGCCCCCGCGGCCACGACGCCCCCGCCCCCACCGGCGCCTCCCGTGCCTCCCGTGGCACGGCCTAGCCGCCGCGCCCCCGCCGCCCCCGGCGGCGCCCGCCGCCGAGCCGGTCCGGCTGACCAAGGTCACGCTCACCAAGGCCGCGCCCTCCGTCTCGCTCACCAAGCAGGGCGGCACCTCCGGCGCCATGCGCGTCAACCTCAACTGGCAGGTGCGCAAGCAGTTCTCGGGCTGGGCGCGCAAGCTCGGCCGCCCGGTCGCCATGCACGACGACCTCGACCTCGACCTGTGCTGCCTCTACGAACTGAGCGACGGCAGCAAGGGCGTCGTCCAGGCGCTCGGCAACGCCTTCGGGGCGCTGCACCAGCCGCCGTTCATCCACCTCGACGGCGACGACCGCACCGGCGCCGTGTCGACCGGCGAGAACCTCACCATCAGCCTCGACCACCAGCGGTACTTCCGGCGCATCCTCGTCTTCGTGACCATCTACGAGGGCGCCCGCTCCTTCGCCGACCTGCACGCCACGGTCACCCTCCAGCCGCAGTACGGCGCCCCGGTCGACTTCTCGCTCGACGAGTGCACCGTGCCCTCGACGGTGTGCGCCCTCGCACTGATCACCAACACCGGAAACGACCTCGTCGTCCAGCGCGAGGCCCGCTACCTGGTGCCCGACCGCGGGGTGAGCCCGCAGCGGACGGTCGACCACGCCTACGGCTGGGGCATGAACTGGACCCCCGGCCGCAAGTGACCCGCGCCGGGGCGGGTGTTCAGCCCTCCTCGGGCACCGCGTCCGGACGGGCGTAGGTGCGGCCCTTCCAGGCCGCGCCGCGCCCCCGGTAGTGCTGCACCGCCGAGTCGACCGTCATCAGCAGATAGAGGAACGCGGTGAAGGGCAGCATCGGCGCGAGCCACGGGGGCTGCCGGTAGTAGCGCAGCATCGGCAGGTACGTCCCCGCCATCACCAGCCAGGCGGCGGCTCCCAGGGCGGCCGTCGCGCCCCGCCCCGTCGCCGCTCCGACGAGCACCGCCGCGGGCGGCACCAGATACACCAGGGCCAGGCCGAGCACCGTTCCCGTCAGCACCAGGGGGTTGTGCCGCAGTTGCGCGTAGGCGCTGCGCGAGACCATCCGCCACAGGTCGTGCAGCCGCGGATAGGGGCGCACGCTGTCCACCCGGTCGGCCAGGCCCAGCCAGACCCGGCCGCCGGCGCCCTTGACCGCGCGGGCGAGCGCCACGTCGTCGATGACGGCGTGCCGGATGGCGTCCGGGATCCGCGCCCGCTCGGCGGTGTCGGCCCGCAGCAGCACGCAACCGCCCGCCGCGGCCGCCGTGCGCGTCGCCTTCTTCCGCCCGCTGCCGGCGCGGCCGCCACCGATCCACCGGAACGGGTACAGCTGGGCGAAGAAGTAGACGAAGGCCGGGACCACGAGCCGCTCCCAGACACTTTCCACCCGCAGCCGGGCCATCTGGGAGACGACGTCGAAACCTCCGGTGCCGGCCGCGGACACCAAGGCGCGCAGACTGTCCGGAGCGTGCGCGATGTCGGCATCCGTCAGCAGCAGGTACTCGGGCTCACGCGCGCGTGCCAGGCCGATGCCGTGCCGCACCGCCCACAGCTTCCCCGTCCAGCCGGCGGGCGGCTCCCCGGGCGAGGCCACGGTGAGCGGCAGCCCCCCGTGCCGCCGGGCCAGCTCGCACGCCAGCTCACCCGTGCCGTCGGTGCTGCCGTCGTCGATCAGGAAGACCTCGGCCCGTCCCGGATAGTCCTGGGCGAGCAGCGACGGCAGGCTCGCGGGCAGCACCGCCGCCTCGTCGCGCGCCGGGACGACCACGCACACCGAGGGCCAGACGCCGGGCTCCTCAAGGGCCGGGAGTCTGACGTCCGTGCGCCAGAAGAAGCCCCGGGCGAACAGCAGCCACAGCCAGGCGGCGAGGGAGAGGGCTGACACCAAGGTCACGACGGTCACGACGGAAGTCCACGCATCGGCGCTCACGTGCGCAGTCTGCCGCACGGCACCGGCCGGTGGCGGCGCATCGTCTATGGTGGCCGGGTGAAGATCGCGCTCATGGACTCCGGAATCGGCCTGCTGGCGGCCACCGCCGCGGTACGGCGGCTGCGACCGGACGCCGATCTCATCCTCTCCCTGGACCCCGACGGGATGCCCTGGGGCCCGCGGACCCCCCAGGACCTGACCGGGCGTGCCCTCGCCGTGGCCGAGGCCGCCGCGGCGCACCGCCCGGACGCCCTGATCGTCGGCTGCAACACCGCCACCGTGCACGCGCTGCCCGCGCTGCGCGCCCGGCTCGAGCCCGAGGTGCCCGTCATCGGCACCGTGCCGGCGATCAAGCCCGCCGCGGCCGGCGGCGGCCCGGTGGCGATCTGGGCGACGCCGGCCACCACCGGCAGCCCCTACCAGCGGGGCCTGATCGAGGACTTCGCGGGGGACGCGGCGGTCACCGAGGTGCCGTGCCCGGGTCTCGCCGACGCCGTCGAGCACGCGGACGAGACCGCGATCACCGAGGCCGTCGCCGCCGCGGCCGCCCTCACCCCCGACGACGTGACGACCGTCGTCCTGGGCTGCACCCACTACGAACTGGTCGCCGAACGCATCCGCGCCGCCGTGCAGCGCCCCGGCGCCCCGCGGCTCGTCCTGCACGGCTCCGCCGGGGCCGTGGCCGCCCAGGCGCTGCGCCGGATCGGCGCCCGCCCCGACCCCGGGGCCCCCGCGACGGGCACCCTGACCGTGCTGCTGAGCGGACGCGAGGGCACCCTGCCCGCGCCCGCGCTGGCCTACGACGAGGGCCGGCTCCTGCGCGCGGTCACGCCGGCCGGCTGACGGGCCTCCGCCCGGTCGGCCCAGTCACCCTGCGCGACGAGGTACCCGCGCAGCGGAATATGAGTAACCTCATAGCCATGAGGCATCGCCACGGCGAGACCGTCCCCCAGCCCAACGTCTGGACCGGCCGTGCCACCAACCGGGTCCAGTGGTTCCTGGCGCTCATCGGAGCCGCCTGCATGGCGCTCGGCATCGCCCTGGCCGTCGAATCGGCCTGGGAGTCCGGCGTCGCCCCGCTCGCCATGGCCGTCGTCGGCTGCATCGCGGCCGGACTGCTGGTGCTGTTCGGCACGCTCGCGTTCGTGCACGTCGCGCTCAGAGTCGACGAGGACTGCCTCGAAGTGCGCTGCGGCCACATCGGCCTGCCCCGCCGCCGCATCCCCCTCTCCCTCGTCGCGGGTGCCGAGTTCGCGCCGCACGTCACTCCGCGCCACTGGGGCGGCTGGGGCTACCGGTGGCGGCCGGAGATGGGCACGGCCGTCGTCGTACGGCGCGGGGAGGGCCTGATCCTGCGGCTGCTGGACGGCCACACCTTCACGATCACCGTGGACGACGCGGAGGCGGCCGTCCAGGTCATCAAGGACCGGCTGCGGCCGAAGGCACCGGGCCCGGCACACTGAGGTCGGGCGGCCCCGGCCCGCCGAGCCCGCGGCACGACAGGCCGGGCCGCGGTGCCTCAGCGGGGCAGTCGGCCCCTTCGCGGCCTTGCGTCCGCGCCCCGGGCCGGTGACTCCGCCGCGAAGGGACGGGCCGTGGCCAGGCCCGCGAGGAGCCCCGCGCCCAGCGGGACCGCGGTGAAGCTCAGCGCGTTGCCGACGACGGCGATGGCCGCGAGCCCGGTGAGGGCGGCGCCCGCGGTGAGGACGACCGGAGTGGGCCGCGGGGAGCGCCACAACGCGTACAGCAGCCAGCAGAAGGCCGCGGCCAGCAGCGCCACCCCCACCAGCCCCTGTTCGGCCGCCTGCTGCCACACCGCGGAGTGCGGGCGGCCGTCCGGCACCGGCGACCCCGCGGCCGTCGGGCTCGACGCCCCGAACCGTCCCGGTCCGACGCCGAGGGCCGGGTCCCGGCGCAGCAACTCCAGCGCGTCGGCCCACAGCCGGACGCGATGGGAGGTCAGCTGTCCCTCGAGGGCCGAGGCGAGCCCGTCCGGCACGAAGCCGCCCGGCACCGCCCAGATCAGGCCGGTCACCAGACCCGCGCCGAGACCCAGCCCGGCGATCCCCGCCCCGCGGCGGCGCACCCGGCCGGCGACGAGTGAGCACAGCAGCACCACCGCACAGGCCACGCAGCCGGCGACCGAGCCCAGTACGGCCGCGATCACGGCGATCACGGCGGCCAGCAGCCGTAACGCGACCCGCACGGCCGGCGCCCCGCCCGCCCACGCCCCGCAGCACGCGGCGCCCGCCGACAGCGCGAGCAGGGCGGCGGTCGCACCGGTGTGCCCGAGCGGTGCGGTGAGCCGCGGCCCCGGCGCGAGGTGCGGGACGGCGACCGCCAGGACGGCCCCGGCCAGCGCGACGGCACAGGGCGCGCCAACGGGCAGCAGCGCCCCGCCGATCCGCCCCGCCGCGTAACCGGCGGTCACGGCCAGCACCGCGAGCAGCACACCCTCGGGGCGGCCGTCGCGCGCGGCCGCGGTGATCAGCGACCAGGAGGCGCAGGCGGCGAGGATCACCGTCCCCGCCATGTCGACGCCGCCGTGTCTCGGGCCGTCCGCGACCGCACCGGCCGCAGCCGCCGTCCCCCTCGAACCCACCGTGTCCCCCGCCCGCGCCGCCCCCGACCTGACGGGCCCCCGCCGCCCGGCGGAATCGGACCGGCGACCGGGGCTCGGCCACACCGTAACGGCTGGTCGGCGGATTGTGGACCGGTCGGCGCCCGGTTGTGGCGAAACGATGCGGCAGAGGTCGCCCACGGCCCGCCGACGTCCTCGGACCGTCCTGTCCACGGTCAGGTCACCCGCCGTACACTCCGGGGGGTGACAGCCACCGCAACCACCGTCGGCGAGCCGGACCGGACGCAACCGCAGACCACGCCCGCCTCCCGGGCCGTCTCGCGACTCGCGCGCCTCCTCCCGGCCGCCGCCGCGGCGCTCTCCGGAGTGCTCCTCTACATCAGCTTCCCGCCGCGCACCCTGTGGTGGCTGGCGCTGCCCGCGTTCGCCGTCTTCGGCTGGGTGCTGCGCGGCCGCGGCTGGAAGGCGGGCCTCGGCCTCGGTTACCTCTTCGGCCTCGGCTTCCTGATGCCCCTGCTGGTGTGGACCGGCGTGGAGGTCGGCCCGGGCCCCTGGCTCGCGCTGGCCGCGATCGAAGCGCTCTTCGTGGCGGCCGTCGGCGCGGGCGTCGCCGCCGTGTCGAAGCTGCCGGGGTGGCCGGTGTGGGCGGCGGCGGTGTGGATCGCGGGGGAGGCGGCACGCGCGCGTGTGCCCTTCGAGGGCTTCCCCTGGGGCAAGATCGCGTTCGGACAGGCGGACGGCGTGTTCCTGCCGCTCGCCGCGGTCGGCGGCACGCCGGTTCTCGGCTTCGCGGTCGTCCTGTGCGGCTTCGCCCTCCACGAGGCCGTACGCCTGGCCGTCCGGGCCCGCCGCGGCGCCGAGGTGCGGCGCGGTGCCGCGGTGGTGGCACTCCTCGGCGTGGCCGTACCCGTGGTGGGCGCCGTGGCCGCCCGGCCGCTGGTCAGCGACACGGCGGAGGACGGCACCGCGACCGTCGCCGTGATCCAGGGCAACGTGCCGCGCGCCGGACTCGGCTTCAACGCCCAGCGCCGGGCCGTACTCGACTACCACGCGCGCGAGACACAGCGCCTGGCCGACGAGGTGAAGGCGGGCAAGGTGGCCCGCCCCGACTTCGTCCTCTGGCCGGAGAACTCCTCGGACATCGACCCCTTCGCCAACGCCGACGCCCGCCTGGTCATCGACCGGGCCGCCAAGGCGATCGGCGCGCCCATCTCGGTCGGCGGCGTCGTGGAACGCGACGGCAAGCTGCTCAACGAGCAGATCCTGTGGGACCCGGACAAGGGACCCGTCGACACCTACGACAAGCGGCAGATCCAGCCCTTCGGCGAGTACCTGCCGCTGCGCTCGCTCATCGGGGCGATCAACGACGAGTGGACCTCCATGGTGAGCCGGGACTTCAGCAGGGGCACCGAACCCGGCGTGTTCACCATGGCCGGGACCAAGGTGGGCCTGGTGACCTGCTACGAAGCGGCCTTCGACTGGGCCGTGCGCTCCGAGGTCACCGACGGCGCCCAGATGATCTCCGTGCCCAGCAACAACGCGACCTTCGACCGCAGCGAGATGACCTACCAGCAGCTCGCCATGTCCCGGATCCGTGCGGTCGAACACAGCCGGACCGTCACCGTCCCGGTGACCAGCGGCGTCAGCGCGATCATCATGCCGGACGGCCGGATCACCCAGAAGACCGGAATGTTCGTGGCCGACTCCCTGGTCCAGGAGGTGCCCCTGCGCTCCTCCGAGACGCCCGCCACCCGGCTCGGCATCGCACCCGAGATCGCCCTGGTGCTGGTCGCCGCCGGTGGGCTCGGCTGGGCCGTCGGCGCCGGTGTGCGCGGTCGACGCGCCCGCGACGTGTAGCCGTACGCCCGGTGCACGCCCCGTGACGACGGCGGGGGCGGTCCGGCCGCCCCGTTAGGGTCGGACGCATGACTACTCCCGATTTCATCCGCGACCTGCGCGCCTCGGCCGGACACCAGCTCCTGTGGCTCCCCGGAGTCACCGCCGTCGTCTTCGACGACGAGGGCAGAGTGCTGCTGGGTCGGCGGTCCGACAACGGGCGCTGGTCGTTGATCGGGGGCATTCCGGAGCCGGGGGAGCAGCCCGCCGCCTGCGCCGTGCGCGAGGTCGAGGAGGAGACCGCCGTCCAGTGCGTCGTCGAACGGCTGGTCCTCGTGCAGGCGCTGAAACCGGTCACCTACGACAACGGCGACGTCTGCCAGTTCATGGACATCACCTTCCGCTGCCGGGCCGTGGGCGGCGAGGCCCGGGTCAACGACGACGAGTCGCTCGAGGTGGGCTGGTTCGCGGTGGACGCGCTGCCGGACATCAAGGAGTTCGGGCAGACCAGGGTCAAGCAGGCTCTGTCCGACGCCCCCACATGGTTCGAACCCACTGGTTCCTTCTGAAGTATGGGGCGTGCCCACATGGGGGACGGGGTGGACGCTGCCTAGGGTCGGGGCATGACCTCGCCCAGCGTCCTCCAGGCCCCCCACGCCTCCTCGCTCGACCTGCACGGCCGCACCGCCCTCGTCACCGGCGCCGCCGGCGGCATCGGCCGTGCCTGCGCACTGCGGCTGGCCGCGGCCGGGGCCGAGGTCAGAGCGGTCGACCGGGACGCCGCCGGTCTCGAGGCGCTCGCCGGGAGCTGCGGGGACCTCGCGGGCAGCGTCGAGCCGCAGGTCCTGGACCTGACCGACCTGGACGCCGCCGAACGCGCCGCGGCCGGTACCGACGTCCTCGTCAACAACGCCGGGCTGCAACTGGTGCGGCCCCTGGAGGAGTTCCCGCCGGACGTCTTCCACACCGTGCTCACCGTGATGCTGGAGGCCCCCTTCCGGCTGATCCGCGGCGCCCTGCCCCACATGTACGGGCAGGGCTGGGGCCGCATCGTCAACATCTCGTCCGTCCACGGCCTGCGGGCCTCCGCCTACAAGGCCGCCTACGTGTCCGCCAAGCACGGACTGGAGGGCCTGTCCAAGACCGCCGCCCTCGAAGGCGCCGCCCACGGCGTCACCTCCAACTGCGTGAACCCCGCCTACGTCCGCACCCCGCTGGTGGAGCGGCAGATCGCCGACCAGGCCCGGGCCCACGGCGTCCCCGAGGAGCAGGTGCTCTCCGACGTACTGTTGCGCGACAGCGCCCTGCGGCGGCTGATCGAACCCGACGAGGTCGCCGAAGCGGTGGCGTACCTGTGCGGCCCGTACACGGCAGGGCTCACGGGCACCTCACTCGCCCTGGACGGCGGCTGGACCGCGCACTGAGCCGGGGTTTTCCACAGGGCTGCCGGGACGAGCGGGTGATGGGGAATCCTGTGAGCATGTCCCGTGATCACGCGCAGTCCGCCGAGACGCCGTTCCTCGAGCTGCTGGCCCGCGGCGCCTCCGCCGACGCCTACGAGCAGCCGGTGCTGCTCGCCCGCGCCGAGGGCGGACCGGCCGAGCGGACCGACGCGCTCGACCGGGCCAAGCACCTCGCGCTGCGGGTGCGCTCGGAGCTGGAGGGCCGGCGCAGGCGCGAGGCCGAGCTGTCCGCGCTGTTCGAGACCGCCCACGACCTCGCCGGACTGCGGGACCTGGACGCGGTACTGCGCGCGATCGTGCAGCGCGCCCGCTCCCTGCTCGGCACCGACGTCACCTACCTCAGCCTCAACGACCCCGACCGCGGCGACACCTACATGCGGGTCACCGAGGGCTCGGTCGCCGCCCGCTTCCAGCAACTGCGGCTCGGCATGGGGGAGGGCCTCGGCGGCCTCGTCGCCCAGACCGCCCGCCCCTACGTCACCGACGACTACTTCAAGGACGCCCGCTTCCAGCACACCGGCACCATCGACGCGGGCGTGCGCGACGAGGGCCTGGTCGCCATCCTCGGCGTACCCCTCATGCTCGGCCACCACGTCATCGGCGTGCTCTTCGCCGCGGACCGGCGGGCCAGGGTCTTCGAACGCGAGCAGATCGCCCTGCTCGGCTCCTTCGCCGCCCTCGCGGCCGCCGCCATCGACACCGCCAACCTGCTCGCCGAGACCCGCTCGGCCCTCGCGGGCCTGGAGCGGGCCAACGAGATCATCCGGGACCGCAGCGGCGTCATCGAGCGCGCCTCCGACGTCCACGACCGGCTCGCCGAGCTCGTCCTGCGCGGCGGCGGGGTGCACGACGTGGCGGCCGCCGTCTCGCAGGTACTGGACGGCACCGTTGAGTTCACCGAGGCCACCGCGGCACCGGAGTACGCGCTGGAGGCGTCCCGCGCCGACGGACACGTGGTGCGGCACAAGGACGACTGGATCGCCGCCGTCGCCGCCGGTGACGAGCTGTTCGGCGCCCTCGTCCTGCGCGGCCACCCAGGGCTCGACCCCGTCGACCAGCTCACCCTCGAACGCGCCGCGATGGTCACCTCCCTGCTGCTGCTCGCCCGCCGCTCCGCCGCCGAGGCCGAACAGCGGGTCCGCGGCGAGCTCCTGGACGACCTGCTCGACGCCCGCGACCGCGATCCGCGCCTGCTGGACGACCGGGCCCGACGGCTGCACGCCGACCTGTCCGCCGCACACGTCGTCCTCGCCGCCCGCCTCGACGCCACCGAGGCAGACGCCGACCAGGAGGCGGACGCGCGCCGCCGCCTGTGGGCCGCGGCCTCCCACCTCGCCGCGACCCGGCACGGCCTGGCCGCCGCCCGGGACGGCGGCACCGTACTGCTGCTGCCGCTGACGGACAGCGACAGTGCCACCGATCTGGCCCGCCGCACCGCCCGGCACCTGGGCCGCGCGGTCCACGAGGCCGTCACCGTCGGCGCCTCCGCGCCCGTAAGGGATCTCGCCGCCCGTCCCGAGGCCGTGGCCGCCGCCTACACCGAGGCCGGACGCTGCCTGGACGCCCTGCGCCTGCTGGGCCGGGGCGGGGACGGCGCGGCGGCCGAGGACTTCGGCTTCCTGGGCCTGCTGCTGGCCGGGGACCAGGACGTGCCAGGGTTCGTCGACCGCACCATCGGCCAGGTCGTCGCCTACGACGAGCGGCGCGGCACGGAACTCGTCCGCACCCTCGACGCCTACTTCGCCTGCGGGACGAGCCCGGCCCGGACGAAGGAGGCCCTGCACGTCCACGTGAACACCGTCGCCCAGCGCCTCGAGCGCGTCGGCCGGCTCCTGGGCGACGACTGGCAGAGCCCCGACCGCGCGCTGGAGATACAACTTGCCCTCAGGCTCCACCGGTTGTCGGCCCCGACACGACACTGACCCCCGCGCGCACGGGCGCACGGGGGTCGGTGAGGGGGGCGGCTCAGACGGTGCGCGCCCGCTCCGCACGGGAGTCGGACACCGGCCCGTCCTCGTCCGCGTCGCCGGCGACGGAGTCCACCTCCGCGAGGTCCCGGTGCCGGGTCTCCCGGGCCACCCCCACGGCGAACAGCGTCAGCACGGCCGCCGCGATGACGTAGAGCGAGATAGGCGTCGAGCTGTCGTACTCGGACAGCAGCGCGGTGGCGATCAGCGGCGCCGGAGCACCAGCTGCCACGGAGGCGAACTGGGCGCCGATCGAAGCCCCCGAATAGCGCATCCGGGTCGCGAACATCTCGGAGAAGAAGGCCGCCTGGGGCGCGTACATGGCGCCGTGCAGCACCAGCCCCACGGTCACCGCGAGCAGCAGACTGCCGAAGTGACCGGAGTCGATCAGCATGAAGAAGGGGAACATCCACAGCCCGACACCGGCCGCCCCCAGCAGGTACACCGGGCGCCGGCCGATCCGGTCCGACAGCGCGCCCCAGGCCGGGATGACCGCGAAGTGCACGGCCGAGGCGATCAGTACCGCGTTGAGCGCGGTCTGCTTGGAGACGTCGGCCGCGGAGGTGGCGTACACGAGGATGAAGGCCGTGATGACGTAGTAGCTGATGTTCTCCGCCATCCGCGCGCCCATGGCGATCAGCACGTCGCGCCAGTGGTGCCGCATCACGGCGACCAGCGGAAGCGGCTCGGCCTTCGCCTTCCGCGACTCCGCCCGCGCCAAGGCCTGCTTGAAGACCGGTGATTCGTCGACAGACAGACGAATCCACAGACCGACCATGACCAGGACCCCGGAAAGCAGGAACGGAATCCGCCAGCCCCAGCTGTTGAACGCGGCGTCCGACAGCACGGCCGTGAGCAGCGACAGCACACCGGTCGCGAGCAGTTGCCCGGCCGGCGCCCCGGTCTGCGGCCACGACGCCCAGAACCCGCGCCGCCGCGCGTCCCCGTGCTCCGACACCAGCAGTACGGCCCCGCCCCACTCACCGCCGAGGGCGAAACCCTGGACCAGCCGCAGCACGGTCAGCAGCACGGGAGCGGCCGTGCCGACGGTCGCGTGGGTGGGGAGCAGCCCGATCGCGAACGTCGCCCCGCCCATCATCAGCAGGCTCAGCACCAGTAGCTTCTTACGCCCGAGCCGGTCACCGTAGTGCCCGAACACCAGGGCCCCGACCGGCCGTGCGGCGAACCCGACGGCATAGGTCAGGAACGACAGCAGCGTGCCGACCAGCGGGTCGGAGTCCGGGAAGAACAACTCGTTGAACACGAGCGCGGCGGCGGAACCGTAGAGGAAGAAGTCGTACCACTCGATGGTGGTGCCGATGAGGGACGCGGCCACGATGCGCTTGAGGTTGTTCGGGGCCGGGACTGGTGGAGCGGTTGCGGGCGACGACATCGGCACCACTTCCTGGGGATCTGCGGGGACGGTTGTGTGTCGCCACAC encodes the following:
- a CDS encoding helix-turn-helix domain-containing protein is translated as MSRDHAQSAETPFLELLARGASADAYEQPVLLARAEGGPAERTDALDRAKHLALRVRSELEGRRRREAELSALFETAHDLAGLRDLDAVLRAIVQRARSLLGTDVTYLSLNDPDRGDTYMRVTEGSVAARFQQLRLGMGEGLGGLVAQTARPYVTDDYFKDARFQHTGTIDAGVRDEGLVAILGVPLMLGHHVIGVLFAADRRARVFEREQIALLGSFAALAAAAIDTANLLAETRSALAGLERANEIIRDRSGVIERASDVHDRLAELVLRGGGVHDVAAAVSQVLDGTVEFTEATAAPEYALEASRADGHVVRHKDDWIAAVAAGDELFGALVLRGHPGLDPVDQLTLERAAMVTSLLLLARRSAAEAEQRVRGELLDDLLDARDRDPRLLDDRARRLHADLSAAHVVLAARLDATEADADQEADARRRLWAAASHLAATRHGLAAARDGGTVLLLPLTDSDSATDLARRTARHLGRAVHEAVTVGASAPVRDLAARPEAVAAAYTEAGRCLDALRLLGRGGDGAAAEDFGFLGLLLAGDQDVPGFVDRTIGQVVAYDERRGTELVRTLDAYFACGTSPARTKEALHVHVNTVAQRLERVGRLLGDDWQSPDRALEIQLALRLHRLSAPTRH
- a CDS encoding O-antigen ligase family protein: MAGTVILAACASWSLITAAARDGRPEGVLLAVLAVTAGYAAGRIGGALLPVGAPCAVALAGAVLAVAVPHLAPGPRLTAPLGHTGATAALLALSAGAACCGAWAGGAPAVRVALRLLAAVIAVIAAVLGSVAGCVACAVVLLCSLVAGRVRRRGAGIAGLGLGAGLVTGLIWAVPGGFVPDGLASALEGQLTSHRVRLWADALELLRRDPALGVGPGRFGASSPTAAGSPVPDGRPHSAVWQQAAEQGLVGVALLAAAFCWLLYALWRSPRPTPVVLTAGAALTGLAAIAVVGNALSFTAVPLGAGLLAGLATARPFAAESPARGADARPRRGRLPR
- a CDS encoding 3-hydroxybutyrate dehydrogenase, encoding MTSPSVLQAPHASSLDLHGRTALVTGAAGGIGRACALRLAAAGAEVRAVDRDAAGLEALAGSCGDLAGSVEPQVLDLTDLDAAERAAAGTDVLVNNAGLQLVRPLEEFPPDVFHTVLTVMLEAPFRLIRGALPHMYGQGWGRIVNISSVHGLRASAYKAAYVSAKHGLEGLSKTAALEGAAHGVTSNCVNPAYVRTPLVERQIADQARAHGVPEEQVLSDVLLRDSALRRLIEPDEVAEAVAYLCGPYTAGLTGTSLALDGGWTAH
- the lnt gene encoding apolipoprotein N-acyltransferase; the protein is MTATATTVGEPDRTQPQTTPASRAVSRLARLLPAAAAALSGVLLYISFPPRTLWWLALPAFAVFGWVLRGRGWKAGLGLGYLFGLGFLMPLLVWTGVEVGPGPWLALAAIEALFVAAVGAGVAAVSKLPGWPVWAAAVWIAGEAARARVPFEGFPWGKIAFGQADGVFLPLAAVGGTPVLGFAVVLCGFALHEAVRLAVRARRGAEVRRGAAVVALLGVAVPVVGAVAARPLVSDTAEDGTATVAVIQGNVPRAGLGFNAQRRAVLDYHARETQRLADEVKAGKVARPDFVLWPENSSDIDPFANADARLVIDRAAKAIGAPISVGGVVERDGKLLNEQILWDPDKGPVDTYDKRQIQPFGEYLPLRSLIGAINDEWTSMVSRDFSRGTEPGVFTMAGTKVGLVTCYEAAFDWAVRSEVTDGAQMISVPSNNATFDRSEMTYQQLAMSRIRAVEHSRTVTVPVTSGVSAIIMPDGRITQKTGMFVADSLVQEVPLRSSETPATRLGIAPEIALVLVAAGGLGWAVGAGVRGRRARDV
- a CDS encoding glutamate racemase; translation: MKIALMDSGIGLLAATAAVRRLRPDADLILSLDPDGMPWGPRTPQDLTGRALAVAEAAAAHRPDALIVGCNTATVHALPALRARLEPEVPVIGTVPAIKPAAAGGGPVAIWATPATTGSPYQRGLIEDFAGDAAVTEVPCPGLADAVEHADETAITEAVAAAAALTPDDVTTVVLGCTHYELVAERIRAAVQRPGAPRLVLHGSAGAVAAQALRRIGARPDPGAPATGTLTVLLSGREGTLPAPALAYDEGRLLRAVTPAG
- a CDS encoding NUDIX hydrolase, with the translated sequence MTTPDFIRDLRASAGHQLLWLPGVTAVVFDDEGRVLLGRRSDNGRWSLIGGIPEPGEQPAACAVREVEEETAVQCVVERLVLVQALKPVTYDNGDVCQFMDITFRCRAVGGEARVNDDESLEVGWFAVDALPDIKEFGQTRVKQALSDAPTWFEPTGSF
- a CDS encoding MFS transporter, encoding MSSPATAPPVPAPNNLKRIVAASLIGTTIEWYDFFLYGSAAALVFNELFFPDSDPLVGTLLSFLTYAVGFAARPVGALVFGHYGDRLGRKKLLVLSLLMMGGATFAIGLLPTHATVGTAAPVLLTVLRLVQGFALGGEWGGAVLLVSEHGDARRRGFWASWPQTGAPAGQLLATGVLSLLTAVLSDAAFNSWGWRIPFLLSGVLVMVGLWIRLSVDESPVFKQALARAESRKAKAEPLPLVAVMRHHWRDVLIAMGARMAENISYYVITAFILVYATSAADVSKQTALNAVLIASAVHFAVIPAWGALSDRIGRRPVYLLGAAGVGLWMFPFFMLIDSGHFGSLLLAVTVGLVLHGAMYAPQAAFFSEMFATRMRYSGASIGAQFASVAAGAPAPLIATALLSEYDSSTPISLYVIAAAVLTLFAVGVARETRHRDLAEVDSVAGDADEDGPVSDSRAERARTV
- a CDS encoding glycosyltransferase codes for the protein MRQTAHVSADAWTSVVTVVTLVSALSLAAWLWLLFARGFFWRTDVRLPALEEPGVWPSVCVVVPARDEAAVLPASLPSLLAQDYPGRAEVFLIDDGSTDGTGELACELARRHGGLPLTVASPGEPPAGWTGKLWAVRHGIGLARAREPEYLLLTDADIAHAPDSLRALVSAAGTGGFDVVSQMARLRVESVWERLVVPAFVYFFAQLYPFRWIGGGRAGSGRKKATRTAAAAGGCVLLRADTAERARIPDAIRHAVIDDVALARAVKGAGGRVWLGLADRVDSVRPYPRLHDLWRMVSRSAYAQLRHNPLVLTGTVLGLALVYLVPPAAVLVGAATGRGATAALGAAAWLVMAGTYLPMLRYYRQPPWLAPMLPFTAFLYLLMTVDSAVQHYRGRGAAWKGRTYARPDAVPEEG